One stretch of Acidimicrobiales bacterium DNA includes these proteins:
- the yidC gene encoding membrane protein insertase YidC — MFDLIAAVLSWFYGLVPSYGLAIVLLTLVVMLIVTPLTLKGTRSMIKMQHLQPEMKKIQTRYKGDREVMNREMMAFYQANNINPMGGCLPMLIQAPVFMVLYNVLRGMTRRLSDIGDSAGWVAGRLANGSNAALTGASNDPQAFYPAYVDPSSDLFIDLSSETEMLFLGFDLSRSAGTALSQSLTSSLPYLILILIVFASSWIQQRQIRGRNPDATVNPQQQMLMKVMPFFLPVISFNLDAALVMYFVVSNLYRIAQQAYITQTLYGPGRDHPEVVVPTSTESTKKSGGGKSGSAKSGAKTGGKPGKSTGGKPEDRPSTSGSVRSGRTTAGKVENSSQKIDDGVSSEDDSRSSKKRARKSRSSTSPAKKKASRRGRSDASDDIKTTDKRPPAGRSGGGRTTPPGTARARSAKNKKRRK; from the coding sequence ATGTTCGACCTGATCGCCGCCGTTCTGTCCTGGTTCTACGGGCTCGTACCCAGCTACGGCCTGGCCATTGTCCTGCTGACCCTCGTGGTCATGCTGATCGTGACCCCTCTGACCCTTAAGGGCACGCGGTCGATGATCAAGATGCAGCACCTCCAGCCCGAGATGAAGAAGATCCAGACTCGGTATAAGGGCGACCGGGAGGTCATGAACCGGGAGATGATGGCCTTCTACCAGGCCAACAACATCAACCCGATGGGTGGCTGCCTGCCCATGTTGATCCAGGCGCCAGTGTTCATGGTCCTGTACAACGTGCTGCGGGGCATGACCAGGCGGTTGTCCGACATCGGGGACAGCGCGGGATGGGTGGCCGGACGGTTGGCCAACGGGTCAAATGCGGCATTGACCGGGGCGTCCAACGATCCTCAGGCCTTCTATCCGGCCTACGTCGACCCGAGTTCAGATCTCTTTATCGACCTGTCTAGTGAGACCGAAATGCTCTTCCTGGGCTTCGATCTCTCCCGATCAGCGGGAACGGCGTTGTCACAGAGCTTGACGTCGTCCCTCCCCTATCTGATCCTGATCCTGATCGTGTTCGCCAGCTCATGGATCCAGCAGCGACAGATCAGGGGTCGGAACCCCGATGCCACGGTGAATCCTCAGCAGCAGATGCTGATGAAGGTCATGCCGTTCTTCCTGCCGGTGATCTCGTTCAACTTGGATGCTGCGTTGGTCATGTACTTTGTGGTCTCCAACCTGTACCGGATCGCCCAGCAGGCCTACATCACCCAGACGTTGTACGGACCTGGGCGGGATCATCCAGAGGTTGTGGTTCCGACCAGTACTGAATCGACCAAGAAGTCCGGTGGCGGTAAGTCCGGCAGTGCCAAATCTGGTGCCAAGACCGGCGGCAAGCCCGGGAAAAGTACAGGTGGAAAGCCTGAAGATAGGCCCTCGACCAGCGGTTCTGTTCGATCAGGACGAACGACAGCCGGCAAGGTTGAGAATAGTTCTCAAAAGATCGACGATGGAGTGTCCTCTGAGGATGATTCCCGTTCAAGCAAGAAGCGTGCTCGGAAATCCAGGTCCTCGACTTCCCCGGCGAAGAAGAAGGCGAGTCGTCGCGGACGCAGCGATGCGTCTGATGACATCAAAACAACCGACAAGAGGCCGCCGGCCGGGCGGTCTGGTGGGGGTCGGACGACTCCTCCCGGAACAGCCCGTGCGCGCAGTGCCAAGAACAAGAAAAGGAGGAAGTGA
- a CDS encoding class I SAM-dependent methyltransferase: MDEAVAEGYLTSSAASEGPAHSAGFLGFLDGGLVVREGDGLSIPEMGDSELAVDLGTGGGVPGLVLATLTPWRWILVDRGDRRATFLRWAVRQLGLEDRVDVLLADAVDIASGELRGAVSLVTARGFAPPGSTAECAAPLLAEQGVLVVSEPPGITGGSAEARRWPAEGLSKLGLEDLGGWISDQAAGPAGYRAMVRIGACPDRFPRRFARQMADPLF; the protein is encoded by the coding sequence TTGGACGAGGCAGTCGCCGAGGGGTATCTCACTTCATCGGCGGCGTCCGAGGGGCCCGCGCACAGCGCGGGCTTCTTGGGTTTTCTGGATGGTGGTCTAGTGGTCCGGGAAGGTGACGGCCTTTCGATTCCAGAAATGGGAGACAGCGAGCTCGCTGTGGACCTCGGAACAGGGGGTGGCGTGCCCGGGCTGGTTCTGGCCACGCTTACGCCCTGGCGGTGGATTCTGGTTGACCGGGGAGATCGTCGTGCAACCTTTCTCCGATGGGCGGTTCGCCAGCTTGGACTGGAGGATCGAGTGGACGTGCTGTTGGCCGATGCCGTTGATATCGCCAGTGGCGAGCTTCGAGGTGCGGTGTCCCTGGTGACTGCCCGAGGGTTTGCTCCTCCCGGGTCCACAGCGGAATGTGCGGCCCCTCTCCTGGCTGAACAGGGAGTATTGGTGGTCAGTGAGCCTCCAGGGATCACTGGCGGGAGCGCTGAGGCACGTCGATGGCCGGCTGAGGGGTTGTCCAAGCTCGGATTGGAGGATCTCGGAGGCTGGATCAGCGATCAGGCGGCTGGACCAGCGGGTTACCGGGCCATGGTCCGAATCGGGGCTTGTCCAGATCGTTTTCCTCGGCGCTTCGCCCGGCAGATGGCGGATCCCCTGTTCTGA
- a CDS encoding ribonuclease P protein component, whose translation MIGRLRRRDDFRLLRRNGRTVRRGPLRIGFRASGDQMDGPGPRVAYAIPRTVGPAVVRNRIRRRLRAIVVDLDRRPQGVPVGDYLVRVSPGAADSSYDELQRYLTGAIDALTEG comes from the coding sequence TTGATCGGCCGGCTGCGTCGACGGGACGACTTTCGTCTACTCCGTCGCAATGGTCGCACGGTTCGCCGTGGACCATTGCGAATCGGCTTTCGAGCCAGCGGAGACCAGATGGACGGCCCGGGACCGAGGGTGGCCTACGCCATTCCTCGGACCGTCGGGCCGGCGGTCGTCCGGAACCGGATCCGCCGTCGCCTCAGGGCGATAGTGGTGGACCTCGACCGGCGCCCACAGGGTGTACCGGTCGGCGACTACCTGGTTCGGGTGTCACCTGGTGCTGCGGACTCGTCCTACGACGAGCTCCAGCGATATCTGACGGGTGCGATCGACGCACTAACCGAAGGCTAA
- a CDS encoding peptidoglycan-binding protein: protein MTGSDDPTIHDLHRRLADVGHPVDHHEVVDGSFGPDTTRALLAFQAERGLDEHGTVDDATHAALVEAGHRLGDRHLYLHTPMFRGDDVADLQLRLGSLGFDAGRIDGILGPDTTSAVSDFQRNIGLAADGIAGPLTVDGLRRLLGRTAGRQPVAQVRELDRLRRSRPDLVDQRIAIGEFGGTAALAGALTRILRARGAHVLELDQPDAALQAETANEFDAGTYIGLRLENHSQCRTDYFSTAGFHSEGGLRLAHRCADALDRALRIHLEAATDEIVSTTCTGRRLPILRQTRMPAVLCTLAPASTIVLATAEIADCLASAVTDWLADPTAGPV, encoded by the coding sequence GTGACCGGATCAGACGATCCGACGATCCACGACCTTCACCGCCGTCTAGCCGACGTCGGTCATCCCGTCGATCACCACGAGGTGGTCGACGGCTCATTCGGACCCGACACCACTAGGGCACTGCTGGCCTTCCAGGCCGAGCGGGGCCTCGACGAACACGGAACGGTCGACGACGCTACGCATGCCGCCCTCGTCGAGGCCGGCCACCGCCTCGGTGACCGCCACCTCTACCTCCACACTCCAATGTTCCGAGGCGATGACGTCGCTGACCTGCAATTACGCCTCGGAAGCCTAGGTTTCGACGCTGGCCGGATCGACGGCATTCTCGGACCGGACACCACGTCAGCAGTGTCTGATTTCCAACGGAACATCGGCCTCGCCGCGGACGGAATCGCCGGGCCGCTTACCGTGGACGGACTCCGACGCCTTCTAGGACGGACCGCAGGGCGACAACCAGTGGCCCAGGTGCGGGAGCTGGACCGTCTCCGTCGAAGTCGACCCGATCTTGTCGACCAACGAATCGCCATTGGTGAATTTGGTGGAACCGCCGCTCTGGCCGGGGCACTGACCCGCATCCTTCGGGCCCGTGGCGCCCATGTTCTGGAGTTGGATCAGCCCGACGCGGCCCTACAAGCGGAAACTGCCAACGAATTTGACGCCGGAACCTACATTGGCCTCCGCCTTGAGAATCATTCCCAATGCAGAACAGACTACTTTTCCACAGCCGGATTCCATTCCGAGGGGGGCCTCCGCCTGGCGCATCGTTGTGCCGATGCACTGGACCGGGCGCTACGGATCCATCTAGAGGCAGCTACCGATGAGATCGTGAGCACCACCTGTACGGGTCGACGACTACCAATCCTCCGTCAGACGCGGATGCCAGCCGTACTCTGCACCCTCGCACCCGCGTCCACCATCGTCCTCGCCACCGCGGAGATCGCCGACTGTCTGGCTTCAGCCGTTACCGACTGGCTGGCTGATCCAACCGCGGGTCCTGTCTAA
- a CDS encoding ParB/RepB/Spo0J family partition protein, with protein MKKGGLGRGLSALIPEGGATSLRSVGTQADPPIEGVPRGATPSAPGEATAAPSVPVEASGVADDLHLEMVAVSAIEPNRYQPRRVFDDEKMAELTLSIQEIGVLQPILVRRTEDGLELVAGERRWRAARRAGLSAIPALVRDVGDRDSLEQAIVENVHRDDLNPLEEASAFHRLMDEFGLTQHQVAVRVGRSRPAVANALRLLHLPDTVQQMIMEGLLTAGHARTLAGLVDHHLLERLASRVVDDGLSVRQVEDLVRALDKVEEPVVDSTAYPVPTPDAALLEVERILGDRFDTKVRVVTRGRKGRIVVEYADRDDLQRLFELLGG; from the coding sequence ATGAAGAAGGGTGGATTGGGAAGAGGCCTTTCCGCACTGATTCCGGAAGGAGGGGCCACGAGCCTCCGATCCGTTGGGACTCAGGCCGACCCGCCGATTGAAGGGGTGCCCCGGGGGGCGACCCCTTCTGCTCCCGGTGAGGCCACCGCAGCACCGTCGGTCCCCGTAGAGGCAAGTGGCGTTGCCGATGACCTGCATCTCGAAATGGTGGCCGTGTCAGCCATCGAGCCAAATCGCTACCAGCCTCGGCGCGTCTTCGATGACGAAAAGATGGCCGAACTGACGCTATCCATCCAGGAGATCGGTGTTCTCCAGCCGATTCTCGTGCGTCGGACCGAGGACGGCCTTGAACTGGTGGCTGGGGAGCGTCGCTGGCGAGCGGCTCGGCGGGCCGGGTTGTCGGCCATACCCGCGCTGGTCCGGGATGTTGGTGACCGGGACAGCCTTGAGCAGGCCATTGTCGAGAACGTCCACCGAGATGACCTCAATCCACTGGAGGAGGCCTCGGCCTTCCATCGTTTGATGGACGAATTCGGGCTTACACAGCACCAGGTGGCGGTTCGGGTGGGTCGTAGCCGACCTGCGGTGGCCAATGCGCTTCGGTTGCTCCATCTGCCCGACACCGTCCAGCAGATGATCATGGAGGGTCTCCTCACTGCTGGGCACGCTCGAACCCTGGCTGGGCTGGTTGACCATCACCTCTTGGAGCGTCTGGCCTCTCGAGTGGTCGACGACGGTCTCTCGGTTCGTCAGGTTGAGGATCTGGTTCGGGCCCTCGACAAGGTCGAAGAGCCGGTTGTGGATTCGACCGCGTATCCAGTACCTACGCCTGATGCGGCACTCCTGGAGGTCGAACGGATCCTCGGAGACCGGTTCGATACCAAGGTTCGGGTGGTTACGCGGGGTCGCAAGGGCCGGATAGTTGTCGAGTATGCCGATCGGGATGACTTACAGCGCTTGTTCGAGCTTTTGGGTGGCTGA
- the trxB gene encoding thioredoxin-disulfide reductase, with protein MIIGSGPAGLTAAIYAARADLAPLVIEGEPSSNSDQPGGQLMLTTEVENFPGFPEGVMGPQLMGDMRAQAARFGAEIVTAKVSRVDFAERPFRIWIGDPDADEPTHTADAVIVSTGARSVMLGLEAEQRLIGHGLSTCATCDGFFFRDQEIAVVGGGDSALEEAGFLTKFASKVTLVHRRDELRASKIMQQRALDNPKIEFSWNSTVDDVLGESKVEGLALRDTVTDEKRVLPVTGVFIAIGHRPNTDLFNGILDMDEAGYLVTGADRSTTNVDGVFACGDVQDHTYRQAITAAASGCMAAIDAERWLESRTD; from the coding sequence GTGATCATCGGATCCGGGCCCGCTGGCCTGACCGCGGCCATTTACGCAGCCAGAGCCGACCTTGCTCCCCTGGTCATCGAAGGCGAACCTTCGTCGAACAGCGACCAACCCGGTGGTCAGTTGATGCTCACTACCGAGGTCGAGAACTTTCCCGGCTTCCCAGAAGGGGTGATGGGCCCCCAACTCATGGGCGACATGCGGGCCCAAGCCGCCCGGTTCGGTGCCGAGATCGTGACGGCCAAGGTTTCCCGGGTCGACTTTGCCGAACGGCCGTTCCGAATCTGGATCGGTGATCCCGACGCTGATGAACCCACTCACACCGCCGATGCCGTCATCGTCTCGACCGGAGCCCGGTCGGTCATGCTGGGGCTGGAGGCCGAGCAGCGGCTGATCGGACATGGGCTCTCCACGTGTGCCACCTGTGACGGCTTCTTCTTCCGTGATCAGGAAATCGCCGTTGTCGGTGGCGGGGACTCCGCGCTGGAAGAAGCCGGATTCCTCACCAAGTTCGCCTCCAAGGTGACGCTGGTCCATCGTCGCGACGAACTACGGGCGTCAAAGATCATGCAGCAGCGAGCCCTAGACAATCCCAAAATCGAGTTTTCCTGGAACTCCACGGTCGACGACGTCCTTGGAGAGTCCAAGGTCGAGGGCCTGGCCCTACGGGACACGGTGACCGACGAGAAGCGCGTGCTACCGGTGACCGGTGTGTTCATTGCCATTGGCCACCGCCCCAATACCGACCTGTTCAACGGGATTCTGGATATGGACGAGGCGGGCTACCTGGTGACCGGGGCGGACCGTTCGACCACCAACGTGGATGGCGTGTTCGCCTGTGGTGACGTCCAGGACCACACCTACCGGCAGGCCATCACCGCTGCAGCCTCGGGATGCATGGCCGCCATCGATGCCGAGCGTTGGCTGGAGAGCCGAACCGACTGA
- the rpmH gene encoding 50S ribosomal protein L34 translates to MKRTFQPNTRRRARKHGFRKRMQTRAGRAIISARRQKGRARLSA, encoded by the coding sequence ATGAAGCGTACGTTCCAGCCCAACACCAGGCGTCGAGCCAGGAAGCACGGCTTCCGGAAGCGGATGCAAACCCGCGCAGGAAGGGCCATCATTTCGGCCCGCCGCCAGAAGGGCCGCGCCCGATTGTCGGCTTGA
- the trxA gene encoding thioredoxin: MAGAITNLSETTFDEAIGSATEPVLVDFWAEWCGPCKTIAPILEEIATEQSNSIRIAKVNVDEAPDLARRFEVMSIPTLILFADGQPTTRIVGAKGKPQLLEELAPHL; this comes from the coding sequence ATGGCCGGCGCCATCACCAACCTGTCAGAAACCACGTTCGACGAGGCGATTGGCTCCGCCACCGAACCGGTGCTGGTCGACTTCTGGGCTGAGTGGTGCGGCCCATGCAAGACGATCGCCCCCATCCTGGAGGAGATCGCCACCGAACAGAGCAACTCGATCCGGATCGCCAAGGTAAACGTCGACGAAGCACCGGATCTGGCTCGACGCTTCGAGGTGATGAGTATCCCGACGCTGATCCTGTTCGCTGATGGTCAGCCGACCACTCGGATCGTGGGAGCCAAGGGCAAGCCACAACTGCTCGAGGAACTGGCCCCCCACCTCTAG
- a CDS encoding DUF6049 family protein — MQVLMTVLLAALLVSASAGATAEQARADGDSASLGLIAQSPWIDDDGDLALQLRITGDATGSHLRLGLHHPVDRRGLLALRDDPVLGVPESTLTIDVSDVINSAGVASLTLPVGPDGILRSRPGEVSPLTVELVAANGHLLDRLVTPVVHLPIVPAGEAAAQRPLLVGISLDIDGPPPLRPDGRVELDEATVRYLGAVANAVLDHPGAPVDVRLPPATMAGLAHSDDLAHARLLAQLAAAVQSGGLHLRSSPFVTADPEAWRQAGRSDVHRDLLDHGDQVLTEHLGAAPDRSVAVLEPTAVPSTLDLLNRLGTVHHVVSADHLDPRPITASHGSTHPARLLDAAGVAHPALVSDPDLARHLVDPRGSVSAAQQLVADLALLAWSDPTVTRTAIITVPDGLTIDALTLGLVLGVLRDAPFLHLQSLPDLFEASLTADAAAAINYELWPDPVISVSRRATDRSLAETTVAAYTAMLGGPHPDAAALNDLLEVTAAAELDGDAMGAYLSAVYATVSGVLDAFTTPSDQSVRLTARRADLPFTIHNGLNTDARVVLVLQSDGRIDFPDGDVIEAVLVPGRNRIAVPVRARTSGDARLQVTVRSPDDARLLQLRSTQLMVRTTSLPGVGVALFVGALAVLAIWWVRSARLRSTRTRLGESP, encoded by the coding sequence ATGCAGGTCCTTATGACCGTCCTGCTCGCAGCCCTGCTGGTATCTGCATCCGCGGGGGCGACGGCCGAACAGGCGCGAGCCGACGGTGACTCGGCCAGCCTCGGTCTCATTGCACAGTCGCCATGGATCGACGACGATGGCGATCTGGCCCTCCAGTTGAGGATCACCGGAGATGCCACCGGCTCCCACCTCCGCCTTGGACTCCACCACCCAGTGGATCGTCGTGGTCTCCTGGCCCTCCGGGACGACCCGGTGCTCGGAGTCCCGGAGTCCACCCTCACCATCGACGTCTCCGACGTCATCAACTCGGCCGGCGTGGCCTCACTCACCCTGCCAGTCGGTCCTGACGGGATCCTTCGCTCGCGACCCGGCGAAGTCTCCCCATTAACCGTCGAGCTGGTGGCCGCCAACGGCCACCTATTGGACCGACTGGTTACCCCGGTGGTCCATCTCCCGATCGTGCCCGCTGGCGAAGCGGCCGCCCAACGACCACTCCTTGTCGGGATCTCGCTGGACATCGACGGACCGCCACCGCTTCGCCCCGACGGGCGGGTCGAACTGGACGAGGCAACGGTGCGATACCTCGGCGCGGTGGCCAACGCCGTTCTCGACCATCCCGGCGCACCGGTGGACGTGCGTCTGCCGCCAGCCACCATGGCCGGTCTGGCCCACTCTGATGACCTGGCCCACGCCCGCCTCTTGGCCCAACTAGCGGCAGCCGTGCAGTCTGGTGGCCTCCACCTCCGGTCATCGCCGTTCGTGACCGCCGATCCAGAAGCATGGCGACAAGCTGGACGCTCCGACGTCCACCGGGATCTGCTCGACCACGGCGACCAGGTCCTGACCGAACACCTCGGCGCCGCCCCCGACCGATCAGTCGCCGTACTCGAACCCACCGCGGTTCCCTCCACCCTCGATCTTTTGAACCGACTGGGAACCGTCCACCACGTCGTCTCCGCTGATCACCTTGACCCCCGTCCGATCACCGCGTCACACGGCTCCACCCATCCCGCCCGACTCCTTGATGCGGCCGGGGTCGCCCACCCGGCGCTGGTATCTGATCCCGATCTGGCCCGACACCTGGTCGACCCCCGGGGATCGGTATCCGCTGCCCAGCAACTGGTGGCCGACCTAGCTCTGCTGGCCTGGTCGGACCCCACGGTGACCCGAACGGCCATCATTACCGTGCCCGACGGCCTGACCATCGACGCCCTAACTCTGGGTCTGGTCCTCGGAGTTCTGAGGGATGCGCCCTTCCTCCATCTGCAGTCGCTCCCAGACTTGTTCGAGGCGTCGTTGACCGCCGATGCAGCGGCCGCCATCAATTACGAGCTCTGGCCGGACCCCGTCATATCGGTCTCCCGGCGGGCCACCGACCGGAGTCTCGCCGAGACCACGGTGGCGGCCTACACCGCCATGTTGGGTGGCCCCCACCCCGACGCCGCGGCTCTCAATGACCTTCTAGAGGTCACCGCGGCTGCCGAACTCGACGGAGATGCGATGGGCGCATACCTGTCGGCCGTGTACGCCACGGTGTCCGGTGTCCTCGACGCGTTCACCACCCCATCGGACCAGAGCGTCCGACTCACGGCACGCCGAGCCGACCTGCCGTTCACCATTCACAACGGCCTGAACACCGACGCACGGGTGGTGCTTGTCCTCCAGAGCGACGGTCGTATCGACTTCCCCGACGGTGACGTCATCGAGGCCGTGCTGGTCCCCGGTCGTAACCGGATCGCCGTGCCCGTCCGGGCCAGGACGTCAGGTGACGCCCGACTCCAGGTCACCGTCCGATCCCCCGACGATGCCCGACTCCTCCAGCTCCGGTCGACACAACTCATGGTGCGTACCACCAGCCTCCCGGGCGTCGGTGTGGCGTTGTTCGTTGGTGCACTCGCCGTCCTGGCCATCTGGTGGGTTCGCTCAGCCCGACTACGCTCGACGCGCACCAGACTTGGAGAGAGCCCATGA
- a CDS encoding DegV family protein, with translation MTVRIVTDSACDLTEAEIEAHGIDLVPLSIRFGEDVQLDREELSVDDFYRRMASSDELPQTAAPSPGAFAAVFQRRLDEGADAIVCINLSSGMSATMESSELGAREVDGDVRIVDSRSVTAGQGVMVLAAAIAAASGASADEIVALAEDIRDRTRVFAAIDTLENLKKGGRIGNAQALLGSMLSIKPLIDVSSGIVEEAGRQRTRKKSLAWLRDRVADHVDEIETLSVMHAQADDVDDLVTMLSDLVDPSIIRVGVIGPVVASHGGPGVVGLCFTLRP, from the coding sequence ATGACCGTCCGCATCGTCACCGACAGCGCCTGCGACCTCACCGAGGCCGAGATCGAAGCCCACGGCATCGACCTGGTCCCGCTGAGCATCCGATTCGGCGAAGACGTCCAACTGGACCGCGAAGAGTTGTCCGTCGACGACTTCTACCGCCGCATGGCGTCGTCCGATGAGCTTCCCCAGACCGCTGCACCGTCCCCCGGGGCATTCGCCGCAGTATTCCAACGTCGCCTCGACGAGGGTGCCGACGCCATCGTGTGCATCAACCTCTCCAGTGGGATGTCGGCCACCATGGAGTCCTCGGAACTAGGCGCCCGCGAGGTAGACGGCGACGTTCGCATCGTGGACAGCCGATCGGTCACCGCCGGACAGGGCGTCATGGTCCTCGCGGCCGCCATCGCAGCTGCCAGTGGCGCGTCAGCAGACGAGATAGTGGCCCTCGCGGAAGACATCCGGGACCGCACACGGGTGTTCGCCGCTATCGACACCTTGGAAAATCTCAAGAAGGGTGGTCGAATCGGCAACGCTCAGGCCCTGCTGGGGAGCATGCTCTCCATCAAGCCCCTCATCGACGTGAGTTCCGGCATCGTCGAGGAGGCCGGCCGCCAACGCACCCGGAAGAAGTCCTTGGCGTGGTTGCGGGACCGGGTAGCCGACCATGTCGACGAGATCGAGACCCTGTCCGTCATGCATGCCCAGGCTGACGACGTGGACGATCTAGTGACCATGCTGTCCGACCTGGTGGATCCCTCGATCATCCGGGTGGGAGTGATCGGACCGGTGGTGGCCAGTCACGGAGGCCCCGGCGTGGTCGGTCTCTGCTTCACACTCCGTCCCTGA
- the dnaA gene encoding chromosomal replication initiator protein DnaA, with amino-acid sequence MADATVLWEACAAAIQSKVSDVVWQMTFSAAQPVTADDQTLTVSVPSIVTLDRIEGRYHDLVHDTVSEVSDDQLTLNIVIRKDDVENHDELIFDLPPLTHPAASTTAPNSLHRANLDERTNPIQPAASSLTPTTVTSVGAAATTGTGDSSFAGRLTFQDFVIGSSNRFAHAAAQAVAETPGRSYNPLFIYAEAGLGKTHLLQAVGNYVLAHYPTKQVRYVSSETFMNRFVEAIRNKQLPEFKDLHRRNDVLLVDDIQFMEGKEGLQEEFFHTFNAIQEGGGQIVLTSDRPPDDISTLEDRLRSRFKMGLVTHIQPPDVETRLAILRKKSEQGRSSIEIPDDVLFFIAENITENIRELEGALTRITAYCSLNQEVCTIDLATTVLGDLITSNAPLIITPDLILNQTSEIYGFSREDLVGASRRRPLVTARQVSMYVFRELTDLSYPAIGREFGDRDHTTVIHAVEKITRLMAERREIYDQVSTLTSNVRSGK; translated from the coding sequence ATGGCAGATGCAACGGTGCTTTGGGAGGCCTGTGCGGCAGCCATTCAGTCGAAGGTGTCAGACGTCGTCTGGCAGATGACGTTCAGCGCGGCCCAGCCGGTGACTGCAGACGACCAAACCCTCACCGTCTCAGTACCGAGCATCGTGACCCTGGATCGGATCGAAGGTCGGTACCACGACCTGGTCCATGACACGGTCTCCGAGGTGAGCGACGACCAACTCACGCTCAACATCGTCATCCGAAAGGACGACGTTGAAAACCATGATGAGTTGATCTTCGACCTCCCACCGCTGACTCATCCAGCAGCCAGTACCACAGCGCCAAATTCCCTCCATCGAGCCAACCTCGATGAGCGCACCAACCCCATCCAACCAGCAGCATCCAGCCTGACCCCCACAACCGTCACCTCCGTCGGCGCCGCTGCCACTACCGGTACGGGAGATTCTTCGTTCGCCGGACGCCTCACCTTCCAAGACTTCGTCATCGGCTCGTCAAACCGGTTCGCCCACGCTGCAGCCCAGGCCGTAGCCGAAACCCCTGGTCGCTCGTACAACCCCCTCTTCATCTACGCCGAAGCCGGACTAGGAAAGACCCATCTCCTCCAGGCCGTCGGCAACTACGTCCTGGCCCACTATCCGACCAAACAGGTCCGGTACGTATCCAGTGAGACGTTCATGAACCGGTTCGTAGAAGCCATCCGCAACAAGCAACTCCCAGAGTTCAAGGACCTCCATCGTCGCAACGACGTACTCCTCGTCGATGACATCCAGTTCATGGAAGGAAAGGAGGGCCTCCAAGAGGAGTTCTTCCACACCTTCAACGCTATCCAGGAGGGTGGCGGCCAGATCGTGCTCACCAGCGATCGACCCCCGGACGACATCTCCACCCTGGAGGATCGACTTCGAAGCAGATTCAAGATGGGTCTGGTCACCCATATCCAGCCCCCCGACGTTGAGACCCGTCTAGCCATCCTCCGCAAGAAGTCTGAACAAGGAAGAAGCAGCATCGAGATCCCTGACGATGTCCTGTTCTTCATCGCCGAGAACATCACCGAGAACATTCGTGAACTCGAGGGTGCCCTGACCCGGATCACCGCCTACTGCAGTCTCAACCAAGAGGTTTGCACCATCGACCTGGCCACCACCGTTCTCGGAGATTTGATTACCAGCAACGCACCGCTGATCATCACCCCGGACCTGATCCTCAACCAAACCTCGGAGATCTACGGCTTCAGCCGCGAAGATCTCGTTGGTGCCAGCAGGCGCCGGCCCCTCGTAACTGCACGCCAAGTTTCGATGTACGTCTTTCGTGAGCTCACCGACCTGAGTTACCCGGCCATCGGTCGAGAGTTCGGTGATCGTGACCACACCACGGTGATCCACGCCGTCGAGAAGATCACCCGTCTCATGGCCGAACGCCGCGAAATCTACGATCAGGTCTCGACCCTCACCTCTAACGTTCGTTCCGGTAAATGA
- a CDS encoding R3H domain-containing nucleic acid-binding protein: MDLQTQARITEEFVQGLLDRMGLEARVASRIEEDRLTVEAQGLNLGLAIGQRGETVRAITELSRTLVQRSSDGQADGSLTVDIGGYRERRRTFLADFARNQGEAVLDDGRPRALEPMGAADRKVVHDTVGEIDGLATFSEGSDADRRVVISLIDG; encoded by the coding sequence ATGGATCTGCAGACGCAGGCACGAATCACTGAAGAGTTCGTCCAGGGACTCCTGGACCGGATGGGCCTCGAGGCTCGGGTGGCCAGCCGAATCGAAGAGGATCGCCTCACCGTCGAGGCTCAGGGCCTGAACCTTGGTCTGGCCATTGGCCAGCGAGGCGAAACGGTACGTGCCATCACCGAACTGTCACGGACCCTCGTACAGAGGAGTTCCGATGGTCAGGCGGATGGGTCTCTGACTGTCGACATCGGCGGGTACCGCGAGCGTCGTCGGACCTTCCTGGCGGACTTCGCTCGGAACCAGGGCGAGGCTGTGCTTGATGACGGTCGTCCCCGGGCGCTGGAGCCCATGGGAGCAGCGGATCGCAAGGTCGTGCATGACACCGTGGGAGAGATCGATGGCCTCGCCACCTTCTCTGAGGGCAGTGACGCTGATCGGCGAGTGGTGATCTCGCTGATCGACGGCTAA